The following are encoded together in the Ezakiella massiliensis genome:
- a CDS encoding Crp/Fnr family transcriptional regulator, whose protein sequence is MDYKFLSETNLFKGLSEDDIKKVLPCLSPEEKTYQKNEIILHTGDTTNKIGMVLSGGVNIFVVSYWGQGQIFGHVKAGEIFGENYAAVPGKELLCDVIAAQNTEIIFFDFSALVATCQNSCPYHNELILNLIRIAARKNLLFSSRMIHTSSKSIRDRVSSYLSEQATINNSNHFSIPFNRQELSDYLNLDRSALSNELSKMRADGLLDFYKNSFELKKI, encoded by the coding sequence ATGGATTATAAATTTTTATCTGAAACAAATTTATTTAAAGGCCTAAGTGAAGATGATATAAAAAAAGTCCTCCCCTGCCTAAGTCCAGAGGAAAAGACCTACCAGAAAAACGAAATTATCCTCCACACAGGCGATACTACCAATAAAATTGGCATGGTTTTAAGTGGTGGCGTAAATATTTTTGTAGTTTCCTACTGGGGGCAGGGACAAATCTTCGGCCACGTTAAAGCAGGAGAAATATTTGGTGAAAATTATGCAGCCGTCCCTGGCAAAGAACTCCTTTGTGATGTAATTGCTGCACAAAACACAGAAATTATTTTCTTCGATTTCTCAGCCCTTGTAGCAACTTGCCAAAATTCTTGTCCTTACCACAATGAGCTTATCTTAAATTTAATAAGAATTGCCGCCAGAAAAAATTTACTCTTCTCTAGCCGGATGATCCACACCAGTTCAAAGTCGATTAGAGACCGGGTCAGCTCCTACTTATCAGAGCAAGCGACAATAAATAATAGCAACCACTTTTCCATACCCTTCAATCGGCAAGAGTTGTCAGACTATTTAAATTTAGACCGATCTGCCCTATCAAATGAACTCAGCAAAATGAGAGCAGACGGCCTCTTGGACTTTTATAAAAATTCTTTTGAATTAAAAAAAATATAA
- a CDS encoding TetR/AcrR family transcriptional regulator: protein MKNKIERIDKRQELLKASYDLFTTIGIENTTIQKITDTASVGKGTFYLYFKSKQDIKEALIAEKSAWILTRAVESLDTHIESSQLKLDYSERILYIVDYIIEIFIEDPALLKFISKYLSWGFISSHYLDQNNVNPLSQIINLIEKKENVVLKDIRILLFTIFELVNSTCYNVILDGVPVTIEEYKPYLFENIKLLVENSIDIKK from the coding sequence ATGAAAAACAAAATTGAAAGAATTGACAAGAGACAAGAGCTTTTAAAAGCAAGCTATGACTTGTTTACGACCATTGGAATTGAAAATACGACCATACAAAAAATAACCGACACAGCTTCAGTTGGCAAGGGAACTTTTTATTTATATTTTAAAAGCAAACAGGATATCAAAGAAGCCCTAATAGCTGAAAAATCCGCTTGGATTTTAACCCGTGCCGTTGAAAGCCTAGACACCCATATAGAATCAAGCCAACTCAAGCTCGATTATTCCGAAAGAATTTTGTATATTGTCGATTATATAATTGAAATATTTATAGAAGACCCCGCCCTCTTGAAATTTATTTCAAAATACCTAAGTTGGGGCTTCATATCTTCACATTACTTAGATCAAAATAATGTAAACCCCCTTAGCCAAATCATAAATTTAATTGAAAAGAAGGAAAACGTTGTCCTCAAAGACATCCGCATCCTCCTCTTCACCATATTTGAACTGGTAAATTCCACCTGCTACAATGTAATCTTAGATGGAGTTCCAGTTACAATCGAAGAATACAAACCATATTTATTTGAAAATATAAAGTTATTAGTAGAAAATTCCATAGATATAAAAAAATAA
- a CDS encoding DUF488 domain-containing protein → MAGKLLMIRAYDIDDTCQGRRILVDRLWPRGIKKESLEPFEWAKEITPSTQIRKFFAHKAENFEKFSELYLEELEGNPEAAKFKIHVKDLLNEDDVILIYAAKDPEINHVQVLKKFLQE, encoded by the coding sequence ATGGCTGGAAAATTACTAATGATAAGGGCCTATGACATAGACGATACCTGCCAAGGCAGGAGAATTTTGGTCGACAGGCTCTGGCCCAGGGGAATTAAAAAAGAAAGTTTAGAGCCCTTTGAATGGGCAAAAGAAATAACGCCTTCTACACAAATTAGAAAATTTTTTGCTCACAAGGCAGAAAACTTTGAAAAATTTTCCGAACTTTATTTGGAAGAGCTAGAGGGAAATCCTGAAGCGGCAAAATTTAAAATTCATGTAAAAGATCTCTTAAATGAAGATGATGTGATATTGATTTATGCAGCCAAGGATCCAGAGATCAACCATGTACAAGTGTTGAAAAAATTTTTGCAAGAGTAA